A region from the Pseudomonas sp. KU26590 genome encodes:
- a CDS encoding MFS transporter: MLARAATKVKRHVLPLFVIMFIVNYIDRVNIGFVRSHMETDLGIGAAAYGLGAGLFFVGYALFEVPSNMLLQRFGARAWLTRIMFTWGAAAMAMAFVRGETSFYVLRFILGAAEAGFFPGIIYYFTQWLPSSERGKAMAIFLSGSAIASVISGPVSGALLGVSGMNLHGWQWMFIIEGFASIALCGFVWFWLQSHPREAKWLSEEEKGALISAIDAEQRAREAAQVVKPSIFKLLADRQIMLFCFIYFSVALTIYGATFWLPSMIKKMGSLTDFEVGLFNSIPWIISIIAMYGFAALAARFKHQQAWVAVTLVIAACGMFMSTIGGPIFAFVAICFAAIGFKAASALFWPIPQGYLDARIAAAVIALINSIGNLGGFVAPTAFGFLEQKTGSIQGGMYGLALTSLVAAVVIFFARTTPKGDPHRPKLEDAAPLCAATSLSPPSSLKP, from the coding sequence GTGCTGGCCCGCGCGGCCACAAAAGTGAAGCGTCATGTGTTGCCGTTGTTCGTGATCATGTTCATCGTCAACTACATCGATCGGGTCAACATCGGCTTCGTTCGCAGCCACATGGAAACCGATCTGGGCATCGGCGCTGCCGCTTACGGGCTAGGCGCCGGGCTGTTTTTCGTCGGCTACGCGCTGTTCGAAGTCCCGTCGAACATGCTCCTGCAACGCTTCGGCGCCCGCGCCTGGCTGACGCGCATCATGTTCACCTGGGGCGCTGCGGCCATGGCGATGGCCTTCGTGCGCGGCGAAACCAGCTTCTATGTGCTGCGCTTCATCCTCGGCGCCGCAGAGGCCGGGTTCTTCCCCGGCATCATTTATTACTTCACCCAGTGGCTGCCTTCGAGCGAACGCGGCAAGGCCATGGCCATCTTTCTCAGTGGCTCGGCCATTGCGTCGGTGATTTCCGGGCCGGTGTCCGGCGCGTTGCTCGGCGTCAGCGGTATGAACCTGCACGGCTGGCAGTGGATGTTCATCATCGAAGGCTTTGCCTCCATCGCCTTGTGCGGCTTCGTCTGGTTCTGGCTGCAGTCCCATCCCCGCGAGGCCAAGTGGCTGAGCGAAGAAGAGAAGGGCGCACTGATCAGTGCCATCGACGCGGAGCAGCGTGCCCGGGAAGCGGCGCAAGTGGTCAAGCCGTCGATCTTCAAGCTGCTCGCCGATCGGCAGATCATGCTCTTTTGCTTCATCTACTTTTCCGTGGCCTTGACCATCTACGGCGCGACCTTCTGGTTGCCGAGCATGATCAAGAAGATGGGCAGCCTCACCGATTTCGAAGTCGGCCTGTTCAACTCGATCCCGTGGATCATCTCGATCATCGCTATGTACGGCTTCGCGGCGCTGGCCGCCCGGTTCAAGCATCAGCAGGCGTGGGTCGCCGTCACCCTGGTGATTGCCGCCTGCGGGATGTTCATGTCCACCATCGGTGGGCCGATCTTTGCCTTCGTCGCCATCTGCTTTGCGGCTATCGGTTTCAAGGCGGCTTCGGCGCTGTTCTGGCCGATTCCCCAGGGCTATCTGGACGCGCGCATCGCGGCTGCCGTGATCGCGCTGATCAACTCCATCGGCAACCTCGGCGGCTTCGTCGCGCCCACAGCGTTCGGCTTTCTGGAGCAGAAAACCGGCTCCATCCAAGGCGGCATGTACGGCCTGGCACTGACCTCGCTGGTGGCGGCCGTGGTGATCTTCTTCGCCCGTACCACGCCGAAGGGCGACCCACACCGCCCGAAGCTTGAAGACGCTGCGCCCCTTTGCGCAGCCACCTCGCTCAGCCCACCTTCGAGCCTTAAACCCTAG
- a CDS encoding LysR substrate-binding domain-containing protein, with translation MFELAQLRCFTTVATELNFRRAAERLNMTQPPLSRQIQLLEHSLGVQLFNRSTRSVALTAAGRAFFIEAQTLLERAHQAAIAARRFAEGDIGSVTISFVGSAVYEFLPRVIAEARQNQPHVKISLTELNTYQQHEALRARRIDLGIVRAPLLQPGYETECLVREPFVLAVPSSHPLANARSISVQELDAQPFLMYSHSAYPPFNELLTGMFRSAQVAPEYVQWLGSSLTILALVNAGMGLALVPRCATNVVFKGVTFRDIDLGEGVQSELHLVWRSDNDNPACQMLLEAIRAAVKAEGRTAQ, from the coding sequence ATGTTCGAGCTTGCCCAGCTGCGCTGCTTCACCACCGTCGCCACCGAACTCAACTTCCGCCGGGCTGCCGAACGCCTGAACATGACCCAGCCGCCGCTTAGCCGGCAGATTCAGTTGCTGGAGCATTCGCTGGGCGTTCAGCTGTTCAACCGCAGCACCCGCAGCGTCGCGTTGACTGCGGCGGGCCGGGCGTTTTTCATCGAAGCGCAGACGCTGCTGGAGCGTGCGCATCAGGCCGCCATCGCAGCGCGGCGTTTTGCCGAAGGCGACATCGGCTCGGTGACCATCAGTTTCGTCGGCAGCGCGGTGTACGAGTTTCTGCCACGGGTCATCGCCGAAGCCCGGCAGAACCAGCCCCACGTGAAAATCTCCCTGACTGAGCTCAATACCTATCAGCAACACGAAGCCCTGCGCGCCCGGCGTATTGATCTGGGCATCGTGCGCGCGCCGCTGCTGCAACCCGGTTATGAGACCGAATGCCTGGTGCGCGAGCCTTTCGTATTGGCGGTGCCCAGCAGCCATCCACTGGCGAACGCCCGGAGCATCAGCGTGCAAGAACTCGACGCCCAGCCCTTCCTCATGTACTCGCACTCGGCCTACCCGCCGTTCAACGAACTGCTCACCGGCATGTTTCGCTCGGCGCAAGTGGCGCCCGAGTACGTGCAGTGGCTGGGTTCGTCGCTGACCATTCTGGCACTGGTGAACGCCGGCATGGGCCTGGCGCTGGTGCCACGCTGCGCCACCAATGTGGTGTTCAAGGGCGTGACGTTCCGCGATATCGATCTGGGTGAGGGGGTGCAGAGCGAGCTGCATCTGGTCTGGCGCTCGGACAACGACAACCCAGCGTGTCAGATGCTGCTGGAGGCGATTCGCGCGGCGGTGAAAGCCGAAGGGCGCACCGCGCAATAG
- a CDS encoding MFS transporter: MQKGRWLVIFLCFLAVAINYIDRANLAVAAPYIQKELGLGSGQMGLLLSGFFWTYALMQMPFGWFVDKVGARIALPLAVAWWSLFTAATAAAGSLASMFGCRLMLGVGEAGAYPSCAKIVSQWFDVKERGFATSIFDSGSRVGSALSIPLVALIIELWGWRASFIITGAVGVIWVVGWFLIYKEPQAVAAIEQHEAGKAATLAARPKVKWASLFRHRTLWGMMLGFFCLNFVIYFFITWFPTYLVTERGFSLKSLGTLGTIPAVASILGGWIGGLTSDALYRRGWSLTAARKTCIVGGMLMSSSISLSVFVDGTWAMLGFFSLAYASLAFAGASIWCLPADVAPSPAHVASIGGIQNFASNTAGIFITTFTGFMLVIGNGSFTAPLLTAGAFALLGAFSYLFIVGKIEPFSTTPEDAAPLDTPAVAQRT, translated from the coding sequence ATGCAGAAAGGGCGCTGGTTGGTAATTTTTCTGTGCTTCCTCGCGGTGGCCATCAACTACATCGACAGGGCCAACCTCGCGGTTGCCGCCCCCTATATCCAGAAAGAACTCGGTCTTGGCTCAGGGCAAATGGGCCTGCTGCTCAGCGGTTTCTTCTGGACCTACGCACTTATGCAAATGCCGTTTGGCTGGTTCGTCGACAAGGTCGGCGCGCGCATCGCGCTGCCCCTGGCGGTCGCCTGGTGGTCGCTGTTCACGGCGGCCACGGCAGCGGCCGGCAGCCTGGCGTCGATGTTCGGTTGCCGGCTGATGCTCGGCGTGGGCGAGGCGGGAGCGTATCCATCCTGCGCGAAAATCGTCAGCCAGTGGTTCGACGTCAAGGAACGTGGCTTTGCCACCAGCATCTTCGACAGCGGTTCACGGGTCGGTTCGGCGCTGTCCATCCCGCTGGTGGCGTTGATCATCGAGCTGTGGGGCTGGCGCGCGTCGTTCATCATCACCGGCGCTGTCGGCGTGATCTGGGTCGTGGGCTGGTTCCTGATCTACAAAGAGCCTCAGGCCGTTGCCGCCATCGAGCAGCACGAGGCGGGCAAGGCGGCGACCCTCGCGGCACGGCCCAAGGTCAAATGGGCGTCGCTGTTTCGCCACCGCACCCTGTGGGGGATGATGCTGGGCTTCTTCTGCCTGAACTTCGTGATCTATTTCTTCATCACCTGGTTCCCGACCTACCTGGTCACCGAACGCGGTTTCTCGCTGAAATCCCTCGGGACACTGGGCACCATTCCGGCGGTGGCTTCCATCCTCGGCGGCTGGATCGGCGGGCTGACCTCCGACGCGCTGTACCGCCGGGGCTGGAGCCTGACTGCTGCGCGCAAGACCTGCATCGTCGGCGGCATGCTGATGTCATCGAGCATTTCCCTGTCGGTGTTCGTCGACGGCACCTGGGCAATGCTCGGCTTTTTCAGTCTGGCCTACGCAAGTCTGGCGTTTGCCGGCGCGAGCATCTGGTGCCTGCCAGCCGACGTGGCGCCATCCCCGGCTCATGTGGCGTCGATTGGTGGCATCCAGAACTTCGCGTCGAACACCGCCGGGATCTTCATCACCACCTTCACCGGTTTCATGCTGGTGATCGGCAACGGCTCGTTCACCGCGCCGCTGCTCACCGCCGGGGCGTTTGCGCTGTTGGGGGCGTTCAGCTATCTGTTCATTGTCGGCAAGATCGAGCCGTTTTCCACGACGCCGGAGGATGCCGCGCCGCTGGACACGCCAGCGGTCGCCCAGCGCACCTGA
- a CDS encoding mannonate dehydratase: MKMTFRWYGNSDPVTLPYIRQIPGMTGVVSAIYDIPVGEVWPLEKIAALKASVNAHGLDLEVIESVPVHEDIKRGLPSRDQLIDNYGQTLRNLAACGIKVVCYNFMPVFDWTRSTLAMELPDGSTTLAFDVAVIEQANLDNGISLPGWDVSYEPEVLRALINEYAQVDEATLRERLAYFLERIIPVARDAGIKMALHPDDPPCSMFGMPRVVKNREDLAHILAMVDDPANGLTLCSGSLGADLGNDIPSLVREFGGQGRIHFAHLRNVKVNEAGDFFETAHRSEDGSLDMAEIVKAYVETGFEGYYRPDHGRMIWGETGKPGYGLYDRALGAVYLNGLWEGIRKTMA; this comes from the coding sequence ATGAAGATGACCTTCCGTTGGTACGGCAACAGCGATCCCGTCACCCTGCCCTATATTCGCCAGATTCCCGGGATGACCGGCGTGGTTTCAGCCATCTACGACATCCCTGTGGGCGAGGTCTGGCCGCTGGAAAAAATTGCCGCCCTCAAGGCCTCGGTGAATGCCCACGGGCTTGATCTGGAGGTCATCGAGAGCGTGCCGGTCCACGAAGACATCAAGCGTGGTTTGCCTTCCCGCGATCAACTGATCGACAACTACGGCCAGACCCTGCGCAACCTGGCGGCCTGCGGGATCAAGGTGGTCTGCTACAACTTCATGCCCGTATTCGACTGGACCCGCTCGACCCTGGCCATGGAGTTGCCGGACGGTTCGACCACGCTGGCGTTCGACGTGGCGGTGATCGAGCAGGCGAACCTGGACAACGGCATCAGCCTGCCCGGCTGGGACGTTAGCTATGAGCCGGAAGTCCTGCGCGCGCTGATCAACGAATACGCCCAGGTCGACGAAGCCACCCTGCGTGAACGGCTGGCGTACTTTCTGGAGCGCATCATTCCGGTGGCGCGAGATGCGGGCATCAAGATGGCCCTGCACCCGGACGATCCGCCGTGCTCGATGTTCGGCATGCCACGGGTGGTGAAGAACCGCGAAGACCTGGCGCACATCCTGGCCATGGTCGATGACCCGGCCAACGGCCTGACCCTGTGCTCAGGCTCACTCGGTGCGGATCTGGGCAATGACATCCCCTCGCTTGTGCGGGAATTCGGCGGTCAGGGGCGCATTCACTTCGCCCATCTGCGCAATGTGAAGGTCAACGAAGCCGGTGATTTTTTTGAGACCGCGCACCGCTCGGAAGACGGCTCGCTGGACATGGCCGAGATCGTCAAGGCTTACGTGGAGACGGGATTCGAGGGTTACTACCGGCCAGACCACGGACGGATGATCTGGGGCGAAACCGGCAAACCGGGCTACGGCCTGTACGACCGGGCGCTGGGCGCGGTGTACCTGAATGGCTTGTGGGAAGGGATTCGCAAGACGATGGCGTGA
- a CDS encoding FadR/GntR family transcriptional regulator — protein MTAPSPAPERRLYQITADRLREHIRKHGIAPGARLPPERDLAQLLGVSRPSLREALIALEIEGSVEIRMGSGIYVCEHLLGVKGKTRTLGESPSELMQARALIEGESVMLACLHGSKADFRYLQGCIDKMREGALKGVPALDDDRKFHQRLAKMSGNSTLVRIITSLFEERYSPLTAHVSEHSETSETWAMAVAEHEAILHAVQTRDLIGAQTAMREHLRRSEARWLDGMDAELR, from the coding sequence ATGACCGCGCCAAGCCCTGCACCCGAACGCCGCCTTTACCAGATCACCGCCGACCGATTGCGCGAGCACATCCGCAAGCATGGCATCGCCCCCGGCGCGCGGCTGCCGCCCGAGCGCGATCTGGCGCAGTTGCTCGGCGTCTCTCGGCCTTCCTTGCGCGAAGCCCTGATCGCCCTGGAAATCGAAGGCAGCGTCGAGATTCGCATGGGGTCCGGCATCTACGTCTGTGAGCACCTGCTGGGCGTCAAAGGCAAAACCCGCACGCTGGGGGAGAGCCCGTCCGAGCTGATGCAGGCCCGGGCGTTGATCGAAGGTGAGAGCGTGATGCTGGCCTGTCTGCACGGCAGCAAGGCGGATTTTCGCTACCTGCAGGGGTGCATCGACAAGATGCGCGAAGGTGCGCTCAAAGGTGTGCCGGCGCTGGATGACGACCGCAAATTCCACCAGCGGCTCGCGAAAATGAGCGGTAACTCGACCCTGGTGCGCATCATCACCTCGTTGTTCGAAGAGCGTTACAGCCCGCTCACCGCCCACGTCAGCGAACACTCCGAAACCAGCGAAACCTGGGCCATGGCCGTTGCCGAGCACGAAGCCATCCTCCACGCCGTCCAGACCCGCGACCTGATCGGCGCCCAGACCGCCATGCGCGAACACCTGCGCCGGTCAGAAGCGCGCTGGCTGGACGGGATGGATGCGGAGTTGCGTTAG
- a CDS encoding mannitol dehydrogenase family protein codes for MHATPFTPILQFGTSRFLQAHADLFISQALEKGEALGRITVVQTTGSADSAQRVAALAGGTGYPVRIQGTENGCTVDEEHWSTSIAGALQAGPDWALIRQGIRHDVQVVISNTGDKGYVLDAADTASCLAAEAPTPHSFPAKLLVLLHDRWQANPETPLSLFPCELVSRNGDVLRDLIIELAAAWGIDAGFAHYLRGTCRWANSLVDRIVSQPIQPVGAIAEPYAIWAIERQPGLVLPCTHPCVVVTDELEQYEQFKLFMLNLGHTWLAERWLKDGRPEGETVIQAMNDPRLRGSLEDLWEREVLPVFAAKGQMDQARDYVGSVRDRFLNPFLQHRIADIAQNHEEKKRRRFLPVVEMGRGITGLEQPKLEGALAD; via the coding sequence ATGCATGCAACCCCGTTCACCCCGATCCTGCAGTTCGGCACCAGCCGCTTTCTTCAGGCCCATGCCGACTTGTTCATTTCCCAGGCCCTTGAGAAGGGCGAAGCGCTGGGCAGAATCACCGTTGTGCAAACCACTGGCAGCGCCGACAGTGCCCAGAGGGTTGCGGCGCTGGCCGGTGGCACGGGTTATCCGGTGCGCATCCAGGGCACGGAAAACGGTTGCACGGTGGATGAAGAGCATTGGTCGACATCGATTGCCGGCGCGCTGCAAGCCGGCCCCGACTGGGCGTTGATTCGTCAGGGGATACGGCACGACGTACAGGTGGTGATTTCCAACACCGGTGATAAAGGCTACGTGCTGGACGCGGCCGACACGGCGTCTTGCCTGGCTGCCGAGGCGCCGACACCCCACAGTTTTCCGGCGAAACTGCTGGTCTTGCTCCATGACCGCTGGCAGGCGAATCCTGAGACGCCGTTGTCGCTGTTCCCCTGTGAGCTGGTGTCGCGCAATGGCGATGTGCTGCGCGACCTGATCATTGAGCTGGCGGCGGCGTGGGGCATCGACGCCGGCTTTGCGCACTATCTGCGAGGCACCTGTCGCTGGGCGAATTCGTTGGTCGATCGCATCGTCTCGCAGCCCATCCAGCCTGTGGGCGCCATCGCCGAGCCGTACGCCATCTGGGCGATTGAGCGTCAGCCGGGGCTGGTGCTGCCGTGTACGCACCCTTGCGTGGTGGTGACGGATGAGCTGGAACAGTACGAGCAGTTCAAGTTGTTCATGCTCAATCTCGGGCACACTTGGCTGGCCGAGCGTTGGTTGAAGGATGGCCGGCCTGAGGGTGAAACGGTGATTCAGGCGATGAATGATCCGCGGCTGCGCGGGAGCCTGGAGGATCTGTGGGAGCGTGAGGTGCTGCCAGTGTTTGCGGCGAAGGGGCAAATGGACCAGGCGCGGGATTATGTGGGCAGCGTACGCGACCGCTTCCTGAACCCGTTCTTGCAGCACCGGATTGCCGACATCGCGCAGAACCACGAGGAGAAGAAACGCCGCAGGTTCTTGCCGGTGGTGGAGATGGGGCGGGGGATTACGGGGTTGGAGCAGCCGAAGCTTGAGGGTGCGTTGGCGGATTGA
- a CDS encoding zinc-binding alcohol dehydrogenase family protein, with protein MLTVVCEKPGSLLALDRPKPERAPGETLVRIKRVGVCGTDLHIFNGNQPFLEYPRVMGHEFSGIVEQSEAGSGLEAGDVVYVMPYLSCGDCIACRQGKTNCCVRIQVLGVHRDGAFTEYLSLPHGFVLKADGVTLDQAAMIEFLSIGAHAVRRSDVQSGQRALVVGTGPIGMAVAIFSRLRGAKVTVLDTREDRLAFCKQHLQIDSAVLIGEDDKQQLEQLTQGEFFDVVYDATGNAKAMERGFEFIAHGGKYVLVSIVRDTISFSDPEFHKREATLMGSRNATVEDFRYVEQCLRDGLIPDAALNTHRMALSEVTERFTTLLDPAQRVVKAIVEC; from the coding sequence ATGCTCACCGTCGTCTGCGAAAAACCCGGTTCCCTGCTGGCCCTCGACCGTCCGAAACCCGAACGCGCACCCGGCGAGACGCTGGTCCGCATCAAACGGGTCGGGGTCTGTGGCACTGATCTGCATATCTTCAACGGCAATCAGCCGTTTCTCGAATACCCTCGGGTCATGGGCCACGAGTTCTCCGGCATTGTTGAGCAAAGTGAGGCGGGCAGCGGGCTGGAAGCCGGCGACGTGGTGTATGTCATGCCGTACCTGTCCTGTGGCGACTGCATCGCCTGTCGTCAGGGCAAGACCAATTGCTGCGTACGCATTCAAGTGCTGGGCGTCCACCGCGACGGCGCGTTCACCGAATACCTGAGCCTGCCCCACGGCTTCGTGCTCAAGGCCGACGGGGTCACGCTGGATCAGGCGGCCATGATCGAATTTCTGTCCATTGGCGCCCACGCGGTGCGTCGCTCGGACGTGCAATCCGGCCAGCGCGCGCTGGTGGTCGGCACTGGTCCGATAGGCATGGCCGTGGCGATTTTCTCCCGCCTGCGGGGAGCGAAAGTCACTGTGCTCGATACTCGCGAGGACCGCCTGGCGTTTTGCAAGCAGCACCTGCAGATCGACTCGGCCGTGCTGATCGGGGAGGACGACAAACAGCAACTGGAGCAACTGACTCAGGGCGAATTCTTCGATGTGGTGTACGACGCCACCGGCAACGCCAAGGCCATGGAGCGCGGTTTCGAATTCATCGCCCACGGCGGCAAATACGTGCTGGTGTCCATCGTTCGCGACACCATCAGCTTCTCCGACCCCGAATTTCACAAGCGCGAAGCGACGTTGATGGGCAGCCGTAACGCCACCGTCGAAGACTTTCGCTACGTCGAGCAGTGCCTGCGCGACGGCCTGATCCCTGACGCCGCGCTCAACACCCATCGCATGGCCCTGAGCGAAGTGACCGAGCGCTTCACCACGCTGCTCGACCCTGCGCAGCGGGTCGTCAAAGCCATCGTCGAATGCTAG
- a CDS encoding urea carboxylase-associated family protein: MYKDYPAAYQVSKGSALQVDTAFYQRIREARESRTLVEQFEVPVRTGRAWKVKAGQVFRVTTPVGPQVGDFNVWSADDPRERMWAARTRQLQGAHVTTHDRLWSNLPFLRPMVTITDDSLASYGIDEHGGRLHDLLGTRCDPYVNKMLTGEDFHHHCHSNLTRAVLPHGLTEFDVHDVLNIFQCTGLNHDDLYFMKACPAKQGDYLEFFAEIDLLCALSTCPGGDLSLPMWGPDAQDPLTVCRPLGVEIYDIDPTLLQGWEQPKRAAYNGLHGLKIDKADWEK; encoded by the coding sequence ATGTACAAAGACTATCCCGCTGCGTATCAGGTCAGCAAAGGCTCGGCCCTGCAGGTCGACACGGCGTTTTACCAACGCATCCGCGAGGCCCGGGAAAGCCGCACGCTGGTCGAGCAGTTCGAAGTGCCAGTCCGCACCGGTCGGGCGTGGAAGGTCAAGGCCGGTCAGGTGTTCCGCGTGACCACCCCGGTGGGTCCGCAAGTGGGCGACTTCAATGTCTGGAGCGCCGATGATCCGCGCGAGAGGATGTGGGCTGCGCGCACCCGGCAATTGCAGGGCGCGCACGTCACGACCCATGACCGGTTGTGGTCGAATCTGCCGTTCCTGCGGCCGATGGTCACCATCACCGACGACAGCCTCGCCAGTTACGGCATCGACGAACACGGCGGTCGACTGCATGACCTGCTCGGCACCCGCTGTGATCCCTACGTCAACAAGATGCTCACCGGCGAGGACTTTCACCACCACTGCCATTCGAATCTGACCCGTGCCGTGTTGCCCCATGGCCTGACCGAATTTGACGTGCACGATGTGCTGAACATCTTCCAGTGCACCGGCTTGAACCACGACGACCTGTATTTCATGAAAGCCTGCCCGGCAAAACAAGGGGATTACCTTGAGTTCTTCGCCGAGATCGACCTGCTCTGCGCATTGTCGACATGCCCCGGGGGCGATCTTTCATTGCCGATGTGGGGCCCGGACGCCCAGGACCCCCTGACCGTGTGCCGGCCGCTGGGCGTCGAGATCTACGACATTGATCCGACGCTGCTGCAAGGCTGGGAGCAGCCCAAACGAGCGGCGTACAACGGTTTGCACGGATTGAAGATCGACAAGGCGGACTGGGAGAAGTAA